One region of Trachemys scripta elegans isolate TJP31775 chromosome 8, CAS_Tse_1.0, whole genome shotgun sequence genomic DNA includes:
- the TNFSF18 gene encoding tumor necrosis factor ligand superfamily member 18 has product MEISNFLENGNIPKEANNSGCNRMNLCTLALLILVVVPLLIVCFLCLHSQSPEICWAHATSPSDDHGHYIIWKWNMTDCSSFVRNDSNQKLEILQSGMYFIYAQVTRIKEIESYFTMMLYKDENILLNQMTGTNTGEKTASINFGRPYFLSKGEKLFCTINSGLGHILKDNQTYWGLYKM; this is encoded by the exons ATGGAAATATCAAATTTCCTGGAGAATGGGAATATTCCCAAGGAAGCAAACAATTCAGGATGTAATCGGATGAACCTTTGCACTTTGGCTCTTTTAATACTGGTTGTGGTTCCACTTTTGATAGTCTGTTTTCTGTGCCTTCATAGCCAG TCTCCAGAGATCTGCTGGGCTCATGCAACTT CACCTTCAGATGATCATGGTCATTACATCATATGGAAGTGGAACATGACAGACTGCAGTAGCTTCGTAAGGAATGACTCTAACCAAAAGCTGGAGATCCTGCAGAGTGGCATGTACTTCATCTATGCCCAGGTGACCCGCATAAAGGAAATAGAAAGTTATTTTACGATGATGCTGTACAAAGATGAGAATATTCTCCTCAACCAGATGACTGGGACAAATACTGGGGAGAAAACTGCCTCCATCAATTTCGGGAGACCTTATTTTCTGAGCAAGGGGGAGAAGCTGTTCTGTACGATCAATAGTGGACTTGGACACATCTTGAAAGACAATCAGACTTACTGGGGACTGTACAAAATGTAA